The following nucleotide sequence is from Acinonyx jubatus isolate Ajub_Pintada_27869175 chromosome E3, VMU_Ajub_asm_v1.0, whole genome shotgun sequence.
ATGATGGGCTATGGCTTTTACTCCGAAATGGGGAACTAGTGTGGAGTTCGGAGCAGAAGCATGAGGTCATCAGACTTGTTACCTAAGTCAGAaacctgggggaagggaggggtcatctgatttcctcttttatttgttCCCCTACCATTTCTAATCAATTACCAAACTCAGTCTTCCTGGTCTTTATTTCTCATATCTGCTCCTCTTCTCATCTATACTATCGCTGTGACAATTCGAGACCTAATCATCACCGACTCAGTCTCTTGGCACAATTCCTAACTGGCCTCCACCTCCGGTCTTCCCTTTCCAGGTCATTCTCCCCACTGACCACCAGAGTGACTGATCTAAAATTGCAGCCTCTCTTGCTCAAATCTCTTCAGTGACTTCTGATCTTAATAAGCACACATAAGGTCTCTGAGTAGTCCCTGGCTACCCTGCCTGAGTCCTCTCACAGTTAAACTGCCTCTggtcccaccctctcccctgccctaAGCATCCATACACTCCCATGCACTCTAGTGAGACTCACCTTTGTGTCTTCGCTCGTGCAAGCCCTACCACTTGGAATACACTGaccaatccattttttttttcctagaagattCTTTCTTTCGGTGTCACCCCCTCCAGGAAGTCCCATGATTCCTTTCCTTGCTGTTCCAACTGCAGCTGGGATAAGGGCTCTTCTCACTGTTTCCACTTCTATTACACTTCTATTACTTCTATTACAGGGCTCTTATACATATTATGCTGTAACTGACCATCTACTTGACCGGTCCCACATGACACCGTGAACTCTTCAGGGGCAGAGACCGTATCGTTCGTTTCTGGGTCCCAAACTCCTGAAACGGGGACTCGCATAGCCTGTGAACTCCACACGTTCGGTTAATACTGAATGGCATTGTCATTCATGGACTCGGTACAAACCTTGTCACGAGGGGATGGCAGGAGGTGGGTCTTGGTGCGGGTACGGTTTCTGTCAGAACTAGAGATGGCGGACGGAAAGGGGAGGGCTGAGAAGTCTGAATTTGAGGATCAGACCAGAAGAGAATCGGACTTCCCGGTTTAAAAATCCCCCTGCCCGCTAGGATGTTGTCaaaccctccctctctcccctccaggcTCCTTATCCTTTTCCCAGGACAAAGGGCATCTCCATTGAAGATTTACTCACCGGGTGTCGGTGCCTCGGGTCTTGAAGAACACTAGAAGTAGAAGCCCCAGTCAGAGAATTTCCTACCCCTGTAGCCAGAAAGAGATGTGGCTAGAGAGGAAGGGGCTGAGGTGATTCCTGGCCAGCAGTGGGGAGTGGGTACCGGGTGAGTTGTGCGGGGAAGCACTAAGCAGTCCCAGGGAGGGCTGTGAGACGTGAGATTGCTGGAGAGCTCAGCTGTGGTTGGAAGGGGTCAGGGATTGGAACTAGGGGTATGGTGGGGTCTCTGGACACAGTGGTCCTGGAGGTGGGGTCACCGTGTTTGGATATCTGAGTCCCTCGGTcttgtgtctgtttttccttGGTGGGCACAGGGTTCGTGCCGTAGCCAGCGGTAAACAAGGCCTCATCAGTAAGTTCTGTGCTGATCTGGGTCAGGAATTCCTCAGAACGGGATAATGAAACCTGCAAAAGGGGAAATCAGAGAGACTCAGCCTAGGAGTCCCCACATGGGAGTCCTGGGTCTGGGGGCTCCCAGGCTGGGGCTCTGGGTCTAAGGAGTCTGGTACTGGAGGGCTGAGTCTTGAGATTTGACAAAGGTGGCCCTGGAAGTAGGGGGGcgttgtggttttttttggggggggagttTCTTTGAGGACCTGAGGGCCTAGTGCTGGGGGCTATGGGCTCAGGGTTGAAGCTAGCCTCTCGAGGCTGGAGACTCTAACCCCTGGCCTAGGAGCTCTCCACTCCATCTCACCCCCATGCTCACTGGACCTCCACCCAAGGAGGTTGCAGCTTGGGATATCCTgctgccctcttcctcctcactcCTGGTAGGTGTGGACGCCATCCTCCTGGGAACAGGTGGAGCCTGTGTTAGGCTGAGAAACCAGCCCACTTCCCCCAGACCCATCCCATCACCATTCCTCGGGGCCAGATTTAAATAAGGCCTTTAGGTGAACCATCCTGCTGTCTCAGTTCTCTCCCTGGGTGGGGGAAATCCTTGCCTTAAATCttcctggggggagggagtggaatAGGGATGCTCACAACaatcctctccccacccccacttctcccAGGGacactctccttcctcccacctaaGGCCCTTCCCAAATCAAGGCAGCTGGCTTGCCGGCCCAGACCTGGCAGGAGTTGAAGTCTCGGGAAGAGGTAAACGGAGAGGGCTAAGGAGCGCCTATTTAGGTCTCAGGGGACGGGGAGTAGGCGCTGGGGAGGAAGGTTGGAAAGAGGGGGGGACCGGGGTGGTGCGGCTACCGTCGCTATAAAACCCTTGGTGTCTGCGGACGTTCTGCAGCCCGGTTGCCAGGATATTAGGGATTCTAGAACCAAAggcgggggccggggagggggagcATTTTCCCAGCATGTCGCGTTCGCTCCTCTGGTCTCCACTCCACCTCCTTCTGGGTCCCTCCTTGGGGATGCTGGGCCCAGCACCAGAAGTCTGAAAAACTTTGGAAGATCACAGGTGGTGCCTGGGACCCAGTCCTCCTACCACTAGGGGCACGCAAGAAACAACCCTGCCCTCGGCCGCCTTCCAACCTCTCTAGCCATACTCTCGCTCCCTGGAGCCTGCGAGAGCAAGGGCGAGACAGGGGCGGGGAAGAAACCATGTGGGCTGTACTAAATAACCTTGTATCTCAGGGACGCGTAGGTCTAGGAGGGCGGAATATTTTCTCCGTGTCTTCGTCTCCAGGAAGCTATACCCTCCGGAGAGAGAAGAGTAGAAGCAGTTCCTCTGGGCCTCCTTTTCTTTTGACCTCTCCTTCTCGGTTCCCTCCTCGGCGTCCATGGGTTCcttgcccccctcctccctctgcgtTTTGGTACGCGCCGATAGAAAGGGgcggagggaggaaaaggaagaggaagcgGGCAGGTCTTAAAGGGGCCGCAGccatttttaagccttttttttttttttttttttttttttttttttctcttttttcttccaattttgcCCGGTGGGGCTCAGCTGGGGTGGCGAGGGCGGCCGCTGGAGGCGCGAGGGCCTGCCCCCGGGGAGGGCGGCGTGTGCGCGCCCCGGCGCCCGACGCACATCTGGGCCGGCCGGTGCTCCGGCGCGCTGCGAGCTCTAACACCTGGGGCCGGGCGGGGACAGCGGGGAGCTGCGCGCTCTTGGCGCTGCCGATGCGCCGGGCCGGAGGGTGAGGCCGCGCGGCGGGGCTGGGACTCAGTTGCCACCTCCAGATCGGGCCCGGGGCTGCAAGGGGGTCGCCGCGATGCCAGGCGAAAATATCTTCCTGTTTGTGCCTAACCTCATCGGTGAGTGCTGCCGGCGGCTCCGGGCCGGACGGGAGGGCGAGGGGCCTCGGGCGGGGTCTCTGAttccaccctctctgcccccgtCCATCCCAAGGTTATGCCCGGATTGTCTTTGCCATCGTTTCTTTCTACTTCATGCCCTGTTGCCCCCTCACGGCCTCCTCCTTCTACTTGCTCAGCGGACTTCTGGACGCTTTCGATGGACACGCTGCTCGAGCCCTTAATCAAGGTGACTGACACCTCCTCCCAACCAGCCTTGGGGCCCGACAACCCTCGGTCCCCTTTTCCTGCTTCCTGAGGACCTTAGGGCGGGCGGGTACTGGGAACCAGAGGGCTCCGTCATTCCCATCTCTAGAAGGCAGAACAGAATGGCCTGGTTTTGTAACCGAAGGGATTTTAGCGGGCTCTGAAGAAGAACTCACTGATAGGGTGTGGGGTAAGCAAGACGAGGTGGCAGTGGCAGTGCTGAAGGTCTCTGAATAAAAATCCACTCGACAGGTGTTTGCTGGGGggtctcctgtgtgccaggcacaaggAATAGGGGTTCCAGAAGGCATGTTTAGAGGGAGACTGGAGAGGGAAGACGGATGGTTTCTggagggttgatttttttttattctattctccaAACCCACCAGCAAGACTTCCCCTAAGACTTTAAGTCTGCTTGTCTTGAGTCCCGGACCATTGATTCTGGGATTGATGAGTTGTAGACCTAGCCTTCTCAGGCCCTGCTACGCGCTCCTGTGTCTCTGCATTTCCTGCATGGTGACCCTTGTCCATTGACCTCACACCACACGGATAGCAGCAGCCTGTTTTCCTCCCCAGGCAAGTGGGTGGTGACATTTTCAGGCTTCTTTTAGACTCTGCACCAGAAAGACACAGCAAACCTGGTCCCTGCCCCTGATGGCCCCTTCCCACCTAACAGCCCCCGTTTTTCAGGGACCCGGTTTGGGGCCATGCTGGACATGCTGACGGACCGCTGCTCCACCATGTGTCTGCTGGTCAACCTGGCCCTGCTGTACCCACGGGCCACCCTTCTCTTCCAGCTCAGCATGAGCTTGGATGTGGCCAGCCACTGGCTGCACCTCCACAGGTCTGCGATTCTGGGGGTGCCGGCCAGCTGAAGAAGAAACtagaatggggagggggggaggctgTCTGGGAGGGTGTTTGGGACGGCTTCCGGCTTCCTGGGAGGTCTCCCTTTCAGCTCTCCTTTGTTGAAGGACCCTGGGCAAATCCTCTGTTGGTCAGCTCTTGGTCCTGTTCACAGTTGAATTAAGCAATCCCTAAAACTCTTCAGACCGGATGGTCCCAGAATTCCAAATAGATAACAGCTGGGGGCTTTTGAAACAGCCTTCGAATCCTGACTCTGCTAGGTAATTACCAACGAGGTAATTGTGTGGCTTCAGGCAAGACCGTGGTCCTCAGCTGTGCCCCACTTCCTCTGTACAGCAGGGACGATCCCAGCACCTACGTCGTGAAGGTGGATAGGAGGATTAGATGGGTGTTAGTGGTCAGGAGTGCTCATGGACTCCCCTTGCTTTCTCCCCAAGTTCTGTGGTCCGAGGCAGTGAGAGTCACAAGATGATCGACCTGTCTGGAAATCCCGTGCTTCGCATCTACTACACCTCCAGGGTGAGCATTTCCTGCCCTTATTCCCTCAGCTCCCTCACCTCCTACGGGGGCCCAGCCCTAGTCTTACCTTAGGGGTTGGGAGCGGGGAGGGAGGAACCAACCCAGAGTTTTCTccggagggggcaggggaggcctgTAAGCTGAGGCACGAAGGGGAGGGCAGGATTGGTGAGGAGGACTTGTGCAGGCAGCAGGTGGGCTGGAGGCCCGGTGCACCCAGAGAGGGGCAGGTGCATCCAGAGAGGGGGAACCTGccctggagggaaggagagagcgaAGCCAGATTGGCCTGTGGAGCCAGTGCGCAAGGAGTCTTAGGCCATAAAGTGTGGGCTTTATTCTGGAAGCGGAGGTCGTGTCTGAAAGGATGTTTCAAGAGAGAAGCAATAAAGAGAGAGCTGAGATTGCTCTTTCCTCTCACCCTTGCCCCACCCTGCACACCCATTTCCCGGGTCTGGTTCTTCCCGGCTACCCATCCGCAGAGGGTTCTGGTCCCCCCTCCCTTcgcagggggaggggcggcacTACCCTTGATGAAGCAGCCGATGTGCTGTTTGTACAGCCCGCTCTGTTTACCCTGTGTGCTGGAAACGAGCTCTTCTACTGTCTCCTCTACCTGTTCAATTTCTCCGAGGGACCTTTAGGTAGGAGGCAAGGGGCTGGGCAGGAGCGTGGGAGGGGGGCCTGGCCTGCCCCGGGGTGACGAAGGCCTGAAGGCCGCCAGCTCCCAGGCCTCTCCCTCACCTGCATCCCATTTTCTTTGTATCCTCCCCGTGCTCCCTTCTGCAGTTGGCTCTGTGGGTCTTTTCCGAGTGGGCCTCTGGGTCACTGCCCCTATCGCGGTGCTCAAGTCTCTCATCAGTGTCGTCCACCTGATCACAGCCGCCCGCAACATGGCTGCCCTGGACGCCGCGGACCGTGCCAGGAAGAAGTGACCCCGGAACCTCCAGCCCCTGGCTGCCCACCTGCCCTGGGAGTCTCGCTGTGCCATGCGGCTCCCCCTCTCACTTCCGCGAGGTCCCAGGCTCACGTCTTCCTAATGTGTTGTCCGGCCTGCTGGGAAGGGCGTCGGCCTCCTTGGTGATGCCATGTTCTCTGAAATCCTGAGGACCAGTCCCACCAGTAGGATTCCCCAGGACCTGGACTTCAAATCAGGAAGGATGCTCAGGAGGCCCCGCCCATGCGGGCAGTGCTCCTAGGGCACCAAGAGACCTGTCTGAGGACGGGACATTGTCGCACCTGCTGGCTCAGCTCTGGGGTCTGGCTTGGCCTGAGGCTTCAGAGACCCCTGAATGAGGGAGATGGGGTAGGGGCCGGGTTTCTCGACAGGCAGGGAGTCAGGCCTGTGCCCCTGGCCAGAGGAAGCCTGCGGTCCCAGGGCCAAGAGAGAAGGAGCCGAGTAGATCCTTTCCCATCCCAGCCTCCTGTGTCTGGTCTATCCCAGCTCTGAAAACCTCTGTAATAAAGGGGGAGGGGGACGTCACTCTCCAGGATTTGGTTTCCTTTGAGATACAGTTGGACCAAGGCCTGGGTTGAGGGGAGCTTGGGGAAAAAGAAGATTCATCTGGATGCTTTCCCCTAGTTGCTTACTGTCTGGCTCTGTCCTGTCATTCCACAGTGACCTCAGACAGAGGCCCTCCCTGCCACCCAAGCTCGCACCCTGTCTCTGCCTAGTTTCTTGATGACCTCGTCACTGGCtgtctccatttatttgtatacCTCATATTTTCTATCCCCACCAGAATGTAAACTCCCTGAGGGCACAGACTTTTTTTgttcttcctctgtccccacaATGAAGATTAACCTGAACCTGGCAGATCATAgccacttaataaatattcacgAACAGATCAGTTGGTTTCTCAAGAGTGCAGTCTTTGGATCACCTGtggattatttccttaaaattcagCTGCCTGGACCTTGTGCCAGACCTTTGGAGTTGGAATCTCTAGGGATGGGCCCCGAGGTCCGCAAGTTTAATACACTGCAGGTGACCGATTCTTCCCCATAATGTTGAGAATCACTGTTCCTTCGTAAACAGTTCTGGGCATCTGTCCCTAATAGCTACCTACCCCTGCCATTTGAGCTTTCTCTGCTGTCTGGCACCAGCTTGCTTTTTAAGGCTATATTGAGCCTACCATATGCCAGATCCTGTGCTGGGGGGTTGCGGATGCCACTCATTTCATCCTTATAATAGCTTGGCCAGGAGGCCTTCGTGTCCCGGAGAGCTGAAATTTAGCAGATGGATATTGAGCCTCAACGCCTGTGCTAGGCCCAGGGGATTAGGTCAGCCCTCTTAGAGGTCACAGGCgagcatgtgggggggggggggggtggagtagTCTGGTGGTGCTTGGAGGAGGGGACAAGAGAAGGAAGTCCGGAAGTCCTGGAGCGCTTAGGTGTGGCTGAAGCGGGTGGGTGTCTAGACCGCTGCTAGGGATTGGGGTGGGAAGGGTTAATGTATCAGAGAGGGTGGATTCGCAGCTGAGACTTCGGGAGGGAGCCCGGAGAGGCCAGAGAGCACACTGAGCAGTTGCagacagggaaatggaaacagaTCAATGTGCCTGGAACACTCAgcgctgggggctggggactgggggctggggggcgggtAAGAGATGCCCTCAAGCCAGCAGGGCAGCCCGAGGAGTCCCGTAGGGCGTTATGGTTTTGTCCTGAGGGCCACATGGAGCCACCGAAGAAATCTTTCCAAATAATAGGTAAAATATTCATGCGGCAAAGATACTAAATCGTGACCAAGTCTGCCTCCTTAAGCCCCCGCTCCTCCCCAGAGGAGACCAGGGCTCCTCAGAGCTCAGATGTCTGTCTCGGTAAATTCTCCAAGTCTGCACGCACACATTCCCGTATCGTAAACCTCATCCTGCGGGTGTGCTGTTCCACTCTCCCAAGCCACCCTCGTGCCAAGTGCTTTTTGTGTGCGTCTGTTCCCTCACTTCGCCCCACACCTATGCTGTCCTGTGTACTAGACAGCACGACAAGCCTTTTAGTGTGCCCATTTTCCAGAGAGTAGGTCGAGGCCCTCAGAGGCGTCCATCTTGGTtggcctggctccagagcctgcacCCTTAACGTTTACCGCCCACAGCCGTCCACGTCGGCAGTCTGCTTAATGGTGGCACAGAATTCCATTATTTGTTTCACCAGGTCCTGCCACCAAAACAAATGAGGCTGTGGTAAATCGCCTGTGCCCTCTTTTGGAGGGCACTTGTCTAGGCAGGGACAGATTTATACTTGAAGCTAGTATATGTTACTCAGCTGCCATTCCAATGCTTCAGGGGTCCCCCTGCCTGGCCTGCTCCCAGATTCCCATCTGTCTGCCCACTGTCCCTCGTGAACCAGCTGTCCCCTCCAGAGGGATGCATCCTTTCAGCACTCAAGATGGCTCCCTCCACCGCCGGCCCTGCCTCCTTGGCTCTTTGACCCTAACCATTTACAGTGACACCAGGAGTCTCTAACTTACATAAACCCAGCAAACCATGGcctaaaaaagagggagaggtgggcaggggagtgTGAGTGTCTCCACTCAGAAGAATACACCCCTGAGGCCTGAGGCCCCAGCATCAAAGACTCGTGAGTCCCCTCCCCTGGTAGGGCCTGGAGGTCAGCCTGTGCCTTTGGTCCCATGTCCAGTGGCTGGACTGAGCTCAGCAGAGTGGCCTGGAGGAGGCCAGCGGGGAAAGTTTAGGCTGAATTTGATCTAAGGAACGTGgtggaggagcgcctgggtggctcagtcagttgagcatccaaatgcggctcaggtcatgatctcgcagtctgtgagttcgagccccgcatcgggctctgtgctgacagctcagagcctggagcctgcttcggattctgtgtctccctctctctctgcccctcccctgctcatgctctgtctctccctgtctcaaaaataaataaaaacattaagaaaaaaaatttttaaggaacatGGTGGAGCCATATGTTACCATGGGCTAAGTGTTTGTATGCtcctaaaattcatgttgaaacctAATGCTCGACGTGATGGCGTTTGGAGATGGGGCCCTTAGGAGGTGATAAGGTCttgagccttcatgaatgggattagggACCTCacaaaagaggccccagagagctctcttgctCCTTCCACCAAGTGAGGACAAAGTGAAAGGTGCCGGcaggaagaagcaggaagagaattCTCACCAGAACTTGACCGTGCCggtggtgccttgatcttggacttccagcctccagaactgtgagaaatgcatGACTGTGGTTTataagccccccagtctgtggtatcttGCAGCCCGAATGGACTAAGACATCATATGTGCAGTAAGAGCTTTCCGGATTTCAAGTATATGCTTTCAGAATAAACGAATAACCACCATGCAAGACATTCCATTTGCTCATTCCACTCAACTGGCTCAAGCCTCCGGGAGGGCATGGCCTGGGCACCGTGAATCTGTTCTTCCCTCCGGTAAGCCTCACTGCTATAACAACCTCAAGATGCACAGTGGCTCAAtcacaacagaagtttatttctgacTCCTGTTAAGTCCTCATCAGGAGCTCCCGACTGGGAAGCAGCTCTCCTGAAGCTGAGACTCAGGGAAGCCGCCATTTTCAACACAGGACTTCCAAGAACATTCCACCCTCGCATTAGCTAAGCGGGGGAGGTGGGCCCGGAGGATTGTCTGAGGATGGCTTTTACGGGAAGCCAGGGAATTGGCATGTCTATTTCCCTTCACTTTCCATTGGCTACAACTCAGTCATGCAGCCACATCTCTATGCAAAGGAGGTTGGGAAATAGAGATTAGTTGTGGGcttaggaggaagagaaaatagactgGGTAAACATCTTACCACGCTGAgtgtgatttcactgtttaaagatgcacatttttctttctttttaaattaaaaaaaattttttttttctttttagcatttatttttgagagacaaagactgAGGGCgaccaggggaaggggcagagagggagacacagaatccaaagcaggctccagactctgaagcttgtgggcttgaacccacagaccacgacatcatgacctgaagttgggagggagcttaaccaaatgagccaccccaggtgctccatttttctttttaaacttttagaggaaaccaatttgacaataaatttcatatattgaaaaaaaaattaaaaaaataaaaaaacatgtccttaaaaaataaataaataaataaataaataaaataaacttttatttttttttaattttttaattttttttcaacgtttatttatttttgggacagagagagacagagcatgaacgggggaggggcagagagagagggagacacagaatcggaaacaggctccaggctctgagccatcagcccagagcccgacgtggggctcgaactcccggaccgcgagatcgtgacctgg
It contains:
- the LOC113596814 gene encoding putative protein T-ENOL encodes the protein MASTPTRSEEEEGSRISQAATSLGGGPVSMGVSLSRSEEFLTQISTELTDEALFTAGYGTNPVPTKEKQTQDRGTQISKHVFFKTRGTDTRSDRNRTRTKTHLLPSPRDKNVHQSSSFTSH
- the CDIPT gene encoding CDP-diacylglycerol--inositol 3-phosphatidyltransferase isoform X1, with product MPGENIFLFVPNLIGYARIVFAIVSFYFMPCCPLTASSFYLLSGLLDAFDGHAARALNQGTRFGAMLDMLTDRCSTMCLLVNLALLYPRATLLFQLSMSLDVASHWLHLHSSVVRGSESHKMIDLSGNPVLRIYYTSRPALFTLCAGNELFYCLLYLFNFSEGPLVGSVGLFRVGLWVTAPIAVLKSLISVVHLITAARNMAALDAADRARKK
- the CDIPT gene encoding CDP-diacylglycerol--inositol 3-phosphatidyltransferase isoform X2: MLDMLTDRCSTMCLLVNLALLYPRATLLFQLSMSLDVASHWLHLHSSVVRGSESHKMIDLSGNPVLRIYYTSRPALFTLCAGNELFYCLLYLFNFSEGPLVGSVGLFRVGLWVTAPIAVLKSLISVVHLITAARNMAALDAADRARKK